GGATCGGCGTCCGCCTCGGCCGCGAACCGGCGCAGCGGCTCGGTGCCGTCGGGGGCCGCGCACACCTCGGCGTACAGCGGGTCGGCGGCCAGTTCGGCGGGGGAGAGATTGCCCAGGTGCTGGTAGACCCAGTACGACATGAGGCCGCTCAGGATGCGCTCGCGCCACCACGGCGTGGCCCGCATGCCGGCCAGCCAGGAGGCGCTGGTGTTCCAGTCGTCGATGACGTCGTGGTCGTCGAAGATCATGCAGCTGGGGACGGTGGAGAGCAGCCAGCGCACCTCCGGGTCCCGCCAGGACTCGTCGTAGAGCCAGGTGTACTCCTCGTAGTCCCCGACCTCGGTGCCCGGGGGCTCGCGCAGGTCGCGGCGGGCCGCCAGCCGGCGGCGGACGGCCGGGGAGGTCTCGTCCGCGTACACCTGGTCGCCGAGGAGGAGCAGGACGTCGGGCCGCTCGGCGTCCGGATCGGCGGCGAGCGCCGCCGCGAGCGTCGTCGCCAGGGTGTCCAGGGCGTCGGGACCGACCGGGTCGTGCTCGCCCACGGGCTTCGCCGCCCAGCGGCAGGACCCGAACGCCACCCGCAGCTCCGCGCCCGGAGACGCGTCGGGGACGCGGATGGTGCTGGGCGGGAAGCCGGAGCCGGGCGGCGGCCACACCGGGCGGTCGTCGAGCAGCACCTCGTACGGGGTCGCGACGCCGGGTGTCAGGCCGGTCACCGGGACGAGGGCGTAGTGGTGCCCGGCGATCTGGAAGGTGCGCGCGCTGCCCTCCGCGCCGCTGCCCCCGCTGCCGTCGTCCGCGCAGCGTACGCGCGCCGTACACGGGCGGTCGGCCTCGACCCAGACGGTCGCGGTGCCGCCGCCCGCCCCGTCGACGTGTCTCAGCAGTGGACCGAGTCTGAGTCCGGCCGCCATGAAGTGCTCCCCTCCGTCGTCCCGCCGTCCTGCCCGTACGTACCCAAGGACGCCGACGGAACGACGGAGGGATGCTCCCGGGTTCCTGAAAGGGGAATGCTCCGGGGTTCCTTCCTGAAGGGCGCCTCAGCAGCCGTTCAGTACGGACTGCAGCGCGCTCTTCTCCGCGGAGTCGACGCTCAGGCCCCAGTAGTACTTCGTGTGCACCCAGGCGCGGACGTAGGTGCAGCGGTACGAGGTGACGGAGGGCAGCCACTCGGCCGGGTCCTGGTCGCCCTTGGCCTGGTTGACGTTGTCGGTGACCGCGATGAGCTGCGGGCGGGTGAGGTCGTTGGCGAAGGACTGGCGCTTGGCCGTGGTCCAGGAGTTGGCGCCGGACTTCCATGCCTCGGAGAGCGGGACCATGTGGTCGATGTCGATGTCCGAGGCGGCGTACCAGGTGGCGCCGTCGTAGGGGGAGAACCAGCTGCCGCTGACCGCGGCGCAGCTGGAGTCCGTGACGACGTTCGCGCCGTCGCGCTTGAGGACCACCTCGCGGGTGTTGCAGGCGCCCGACTGGGTGATCCAGTGCGGGAACAGGTCCCGGCTGTAGCCGGTGGAGGAACCTTCCGCCTTGACCGTGAGCGAGGCGAGGTAGGTACGGGCGGTGGCCGCGCTGACCGGGGTGGGCATGGCCGCCTGGGCGGTCGGCGCGGTGGCCAGGAGGCCGGTGACGGTGAGGGCGGCGGTGGCGGTGAGCACGGAGAGACGGCGCGCGAATCGACGCGCGTAGACACCGGACATGCGAACTCCCTTGTCGTGGGGGGACCTTGGCCATGCCGCCCACCGGACGGCGTGGCCATCGTCGTGGCGCGAGGTTGCTGTGGGGGGTGCGCCAGGTAACAGGGTGGCGACATGGGCACGTCACATCAAGGGCTGCGGTGACACCTCACCAATTCCCCTGTCCCGTCTTGGGGTTGGCTGGAATCTATGTCCGTTTCGTTGCGGTTGTGAGCTGGGTCACGCCGCACCCGCCGCCGGGGCGAAGGACTTTCGGCCCTCGGGGGCGTCGACGGGGTGTCGTATGCTTGAGCGAGCAGAAGGGGAGTAGCTCTTCGCCGGACCGTCGACATACTGCTGGACTCGTTCCAGCCGGCGCCCGGAGGCGGCCTCGTCAGAGGCCCGCCAGCGAGACCTTCGGCCGCGATGTCCATGTGTCATTTCATGGCGTTGCCGAGCCGAAGCGACCCCTGAAACGGATCTCTCGGTACGGTCACGCCCTACCGATTGAGGAACCTGCTCCGTGTTCAGCTTCACGATCCTGGCGATCACCTTCGGTGTCGTCTTCCTCGCCGAGCTGCCCGACAAGACCGCGCTCGCCGGTCTGATGCTGGGCACCCGCTACAAGGCGTCGTACGTCTTCGCGGGTGTCGCCGCCGCCTTCGCCGTCCATGTCGCCCTCGCGATCGCGGCGGGCAGCGTGCTGACCCTGCTGCCGCACCGGCTGGTGCAGGCCGTGGTCGGTGTGCTGTTCCTCGCGGGCGCGGCGATGCTGCTGCTCAAGAAGAACGATGACGACGACGAGCAGATCAAGGCCCCGGCCGACCAGTCCTTCTGGAAGGTCTCCGGGGCGGGCTTCATGCTCATCCTGGTCGCCGAGTTCGGCGACCTGACGCAGATCATGACCGCGAACCTCGCCGCCCGCTACGACAACCCGGTCTCGGTCGGCATCGGCGCGGTGCTGGCGCTGTGGGCGGTCGCCGGTCTCGGCATCGTCGGCGGCCGGACGCTGATGAAGTACGTGCCGCTGCGCCTGATCACCAGGATCGCGGCCTGCCTGATGATCGCGCTGGCGGGCTTCAGCCTGTACGAGGCGATCGCGGCGTGATCGCGGCGTCGGTCAGGTTCTGAGCCCCGCGTGAGCGAGGCTCAGGTTCTGAGCCCCGCGTGAGCGAGGGGTGCGAGAGCGAGGAGCGGCCGGCCGTGCCGCAGACGGTCCGGCCGCTTTCGGGTGCGCGGGGGTCGCGGGAGCGGGGGAGTTCCGCGGCTTCCCGTGCCCTCACGCGGCGTCGAGGGCCCCGTTGATCTTGCGGGTCATCTCGGCCAGGACGGGGCCGGGCTCGCCCTTGTGCGCCCGGGTGCCGGCCTCGATCGCGACGGCGATGATGCCGCGGAAGTTGTCGGCCTCCGCCGGGTCCTGCTTCTTCAGCAGGTCCATGGCCGCCGTCAGGGCGGGCAGCACCTTGTCGGCGATCGCGGCCACGGACTTGCCGTCCAGGTTCTCGATCTTCGACTTCTCGGCGAGCACGTGGCCCACCGGTCCGGTCGCGGAGGCCAGGGCGATGCTGCCGTGGGTGGCGACCTTGTGGGGCGAGCCGGCGGCGTCGCCGGCGGCCAGCAGCGAGACGGCGCCGTACGCGGCGGTCCGGAGGGTGTTCTTGTCCTGGGCGGTCAGGTTGAGGGACATGGTGCGGGCTCCTTCGGCTGTGGTTCGGCTCGGGGTCGGTTCTCGTGAACCGGCCCCGCGTTCGTGACGCCATCACGGCACACGTGTGGTGCCATTGGGGAGCTCTATTGGTGCCAGAGGTGGCGTCACGCCCGCCGTGAGGTGGTGCCAGCGTGTGAAATCGCAGGTCAGTGCATCTCTCGTGCTGCCCTGGGCGACGAAAAAAGGGGCGCCCCCTTCGCGGGGGTGCCCCTTTTTCGTGCCTTGAGTGGCGTCAGTCGGTGTCGGCGTGCAGCGCGATGGTGCCATCGTCGGCCGGTTCGACCCGCAGTCGCGTCAGGTCCGCCACGTGCAGGTCGGGGCCGAAGGCCGCCGCGCGCGGGCCGACGCCCACCACGCGCATCCCGGCCGCGCGGCCCGCCTGGATACCGGCCTCGGAGTCCTCGAAGACCAC
This sequence is a window from Streptomyces sp. HUAS YS2. Protein-coding genes within it:
- a CDS encoding HNH endonuclease family protein; amino-acid sequence: MSGVYARRFARRLSVLTATAALTVTGLLATAPTAQAAMPTPVSAATARTYLASLTVKAEGSSTGYSRDLFPHWITQSGACNTREVVLKRDGANVVTDSSCAAVSGSWFSPYDGATWYAASDIDIDHMVPLSEAWKSGANSWTTAKRQSFANDLTRPQLIAVTDNVNQAKGDQDPAEWLPSVTSYRCTYVRAWVHTKYYWGLSVDSAEKSALQSVLNGC
- a CDS encoding TMEM165/GDT1 family protein; amino-acid sequence: MFSFTILAITFGVVFLAELPDKTALAGLMLGTRYKASYVFAGVAAAFAVHVALAIAAGSVLTLLPHRLVQAVVGVLFLAGAAMLLLKKNDDDDEQIKAPADQSFWKVSGAGFMLILVAEFGDLTQIMTANLAARYDNPVSVGIGAVLALWAVAGLGIVGGRTLMKYVPLRLITRIAACLMIALAGFSLYEAIAA
- a CDS encoding alkaline phosphatase D family protein, with protein sequence MAAGLRLGPLLRHVDGAGGGTATVWVEADRPCTARVRCADDGSGGSGAEGSARTFQIAGHHYALVPVTGLTPGVATPYEVLLDDRPVWPPPGSGFPPSTIRVPDASPGAELRVAFGSCRWAAKPVGEHDPVGPDALDTLATTLAAALAADPDAERPDVLLLLGDQVYADETSPAVRRRLAARRDLREPPGTEVGDYEEYTWLYDESWRDPEVRWLLSTVPSCMIFDDHDVIDDWNTSASWLAGMRATPWWRERILSGLMSYWVYQHLGNLSPAELAADPLYAEVCAAPDGTEPLRRFAAEADADPARTRWSHRRDLGRTRIVTIDTRAARVLDEAGRAMLDPDEARWVREQVLDAPGSYDHLLVATSLPWLLPPLIHDAETWSAALCRGERGPRWARFGEDLRQRSDLEHWAAFPSSFAWLTELLAEAGRGPGAPATVCVLSGDVHHAYVAEPVGTAGAGTRVFQLTCSPLHNAIPGVVRLGFRFGWSRAGARLGRALARHGRVGRRSFDWRRTGGPWFGNQLMTLTLSGRSARLRLDRTKAVRGGGARLVKADERSLTPEDAD